Genomic segment of Methanomassiliicoccales archaeon:
AGCGTGGGTTCAGCCTCACTGGACTCGAAGGCGCTCACGGTACTTTCATTGGACACGATGAAGTCCATCGGCAACGGACAGGCGACCAAGATCATCCTGCCGTTCGAGGTGTCCAAACTCATGGAGAACGTCTCCGAATACCTAGGTGGAGGGACAAAGGCGCCGGAACGGTCCATATCCAACCGTGAGGAGATAGAGAGGGCGGTCGGAAAGGTCGACGATATCCTCGGTCCGATACCGACCCAAGACGAACTTAGGGCGGATTTCAAGAACATCGAGGATGCCGTCCAGAAGGACCGGATCGAAGCTGCAGAGGCGATCAAGGAGATGGAGAAGAAGAAGAGGGCGGCGATGATCGCGCCCGATGGCTCCGCCTGATCCAAACCCCTTTCATCATCCTTTTCTTTTCCTTCTATTGAGCCAGCGTGTCGCCTTAGGGCACGATTTCCTCCTTCGGACTGCTTCTAACAGACCCTTTTTTATATCACGAGCAACATAGCAACTATCGTTCTGCACGACCAGCATCGTGCGGTTCAAAAAAGGAATGGGTATCGTAATGTATGGTGGAAAACCAAGAGGCGGCGGTGGCGGCTACGGGGGACGACCAAGACAGGAAGGACCCCGGGAGATGACGAAGGTAAAATGTTCCGACTGCGGGGCAGAGACGGAAGTTCCATTCAAGCCGACCGAGGGCAGGCCGGTCTATTGCAGGGACTGTTATCAAAAGCACAAACCCGCCAGAAACGACAGGTTCTGAACCTGTCAAATTCATTCTTTTTCCTATTCTGATGAGTCATATCCAGCTTATTCTGCGACGATGCGCGTCATTGCATACCTGAAAACGAAGGTTTATAGAGCCTCGATCGCGAAAAGTAGGAACGTCCATCTCGAGATCGATGTCCTTAGGGTCATCAAATTCCCATGATCAACGGTGGTAACACAATCTCAATGCTACGATACAATGACATTGCATAGAATGTGGTGAGGATCGATAAAATCATAAGAAAGTGGACGGTGCGCGATTTGAACGCGCGGCCTCCTGCTTGCAAAGCAGGCGATCTTCCGGTCTGATCTAACCGCCCAATTAGGGGTCGTAAACGTCCTGGCAAATATATAGGTTTCCCGTCAGACGACGATCTCGGATCACAAAGGACTACCGTTCTAATAAGCGCCATCCGACGGTTTTTTGATCCATTACCTGCAGATCGCTCCTTCGTTGGCCCCTTTGACCAGCTTGCGATACTTTGCCAGCATCCCGTCCGGATGACGGTCGACGACCTCGACCTTTTCCAGGCGTTTCTTGATCTCCTTGTCGCTGACGCCGACCAGCTCAAGCTTTCTGGCAGGAATATCTATCAGGATGCGGTCCCCATCGATGACCGCGGCTATCGGCCCCTTGTCGAACGCTTCCGGGCAGACGTGTCCGATGCAAGGTCCCCTGGTCGCGCCGGAGAATCGGCCGTCGGTTATGAGCGCCACCGAGTCCGACAGGCCCATGCCGGCTATCATGCTTGTGGGCCCGAGCATCTCAGGCATCCCCGGTCCGCCCTTCGGTCCTTCGTAACGGATCACCACCACGTCACCGGGAACGATCTTCCTTTCGGATATGGCCTTGCTGACCTCGTCCTCGGAATTGAAACATCGCGCGGTCCCTTCGTAACGCATCATCTTCTCGCTGACGGCCGCCTGTTTGACCACTGAGCCTTCCGGTGCCAGGTTACCGAACAGGATGGCGATGCCGCCCTGAGCATGGAACGGCCGGTCCATCGGCCTTATGCACTCTTCGTCCGTCACCCTGGCCTCATCGGCGATCTCGTGGATCGTCTTTCCTGAGACGGTGTCCTCGTCGTACAGGTGGTCCTTTATGCGCTTCATGATCGCCGGAACGCCGCCGGCCCGGTCGAAGTCCCCCATGACGTATGGACCGCTGGGCCTTATGCTGGTCAGATGCGGGATCTCCTTGGAGAACTCGTCAAAGGTCTTGAGGCTGATCTTGATGCCAAAATCTGCCGCGACAGCCGGGATGTGCAGAGCGGTATTGGTCGAACCTCCGATGGCCATATCGACCCGTATGGCATTCTTGAATGAATCCTCGGTCACCATGGAACGGGGCGTTTTGTTCTGCCGCACCAATTCGACTATCCGCCGTCCGGACTCGCGGGCTATCTCACGCTTCTTCCTGCTGTCGGCCATGGCGGTCCCGCATCCTACCAGCGACAGACCGAGCGCTTCGGTCAGGCAGGCCATGGTGTTGGCGGTGAACAGGCCGGCACAACTGCCCGCTCCTGGACAGGCGCAGGCCTCGATGAGCTCCACATGTTCCTTGTCGGTCTTGCCTGCCTTGTACTCCCCCAGGGCTTCGAACACGCTCTGAAGGTCCAGGCGGTCCTTTCCGTTCACGCCGTGCTCCATCGGCCCTCCGGTGACGATGATCGTGGGCAGATCGCATCGGCCGGAGGCCATCAACATACCGGGAGTGATCTTGTCGCAATTGGTAACGCCGACCCATCCATCGAAGCAATGGGCCTTGACCATCAGCTCGACGCAGTCGGAAACGGTCTCCCTCGAGGCAAGCGAGTATCGCATGCCCGCGTGACCCATGGCTATGCCATCACAAATGCCTGGAACACCGAAGGTGAACGGAACACCTCCCGCCTCGATTATTCCCTGCCTGACCTCTTCGACGAGCGAATTGAGATGGATATGACCGGGAATGATGTCGTTCTGGGAGTTCGCTATGCCGATGAACGGCTTGGAAAAGTCCGCGTCGGTCAATCCAACTGCCCTGAGAAGGCTTCGGCTTGGTGCCTTCTCGATACCTTTTGTGACGATATCGCTGCGCATGCTATCTCCGGCATTGAATATGGGAAGGAGTAGATAATCTGTTCACTTCGAGAATGCCAGCATCACGCGAGCTTGACCGAGGCCTCATGCAGCCTTAGGAACAGGTCCGACAGGAATCCGGAGACGATGTCATCCCTACGGTTCACTTCCCTGATCCAGATGCGGATGCTGAGCGTTATCTTCGCGTCCGCGATGTCCGACACAAGGACCCGCGGCCGGAACATATCGTACGATATCCTGCCTTCGAATAATATCCTGAGATGCCTCAGATGCATCAGTCTGTCTATCTCCTTCTTTTCTTCACCAGGCACATTGGGCAGGATGAACGGGTTCTTGTCAGCAACATCGAGTATGATCCTAGTCACCCTATCGATGTCTTCCTCCGGCGAGAGCGTCAGCCGGAGCGGCACCTCGAAGAACCCCGCCTTGGTGTAGTTGATCACCTTGCTGCTGACGATCACGGAGTTTGGTACGACCACAAATTTTCCCTGCGGGTCCAACAGGACAGTTTTCGTCAGGGTAATGTCCTTGACCCTGGCGGGCTTTGTCTCGGGAGTGCCTCCGATGTCCACCCAATCCTCCAGCTGGATCTGACGTTCCAGACCCATCAGTATTCCCGCCATGAAGTTCTGCAATATCTGCTGTGAGGCCAACGCAATGACGATACCGACCAACCCGATACCGGCGGCGACCGTCGTGAAATCGATGTTCAGAAAGGTGATCATTCCGAATGACAGACCGGCCGCGATGATCGCATATTGGATCCAGCGGGCGATCAGCTTCGAACGTCTCTTACCGATACGTGTGTCAAATCCCCTGCGGAAGATCGCATACGCGAGCCGACCTACCGATAATGATAGGAAGATCAGGATCGAGAAGTAGACAAGTCCTTCCAGGTCTATGCCGAACACCTCAGCCATCGTCTAGGCGATGAGAATATACTGGATAAGATTGTATCTGTCTAAAAATAAAGAGAATTAAGGGGAAGGGATTTGTTCAATTGATACTGGAATTGGTTTGAAGCGTTTAGGACCTGAGAACGATCTCGATGTTAACACCATCGGGCACTTGAATCCTCATCAGTTGCCTCAGGGCGCGCTCATCTGCGTCTAGATCGATCAGTCTCTTGTGGATACGCATCTCCCATCTGTCCCATGTCTCAGAGCCCTCTCCATCCGGGCTCTTCCGGCAGGGAACCTGGAGCCTCTTGGTAGGCAGGGGGATAGGTCCGCGTATAGCGACGCCGGTCCTTTGGGAGATCTGCTTTATCTGTCCACAGACAGAGTCGACCTTCTTTGGGTCCGTGCCGCTCAGTGAAATCCTTGCGCGCTGTGCCATGTGATCATCTCAAAATATAAGAGGAAAGGGAAGGGGTTTACATCTCCTTCTTTTCGACTTCGATGCACATACCGGCTGCGACGGTAGCGCCCATGTCACGGATGGCAAACCTGCCGAGCTGCGGGAAGTCCTTTGCCCTCTCCACAACCATTGGCTTGGTCGGCTCTACCTTGACTATGGCGACATCGCCGGTCTTCAGGAAGGTCGGGTTCTCCTCCTTAACTGCGCCGGTCTTCGGGTCGAGCTTCTTCTGGAGCTCGATGAAGGAACATGCAACTTGAGCGGTGTGGCAGTGGAACACCGGGGTGTATCCAACTGGGATTGCCGTCGGGTGGTTCAGGACGACGATCTGGGCGATGAAGGTCTTGGCAACGGTCGGCGGGTTGTCGACTGGGCCTGCGACGTCTCCCCTCTTGATGTCGTTCTTGGCGATACCCCTGACGTTGAATCCGACGTTGTCGCCGGGGAGTGCCTGGGGCAGCTGTTCGTGGTGCATCTCGATGCTCTTGACTTCGCCTATCTTGTTGGACGGCATGAAGATGACCTTCATGTCCGGCCTCAGGGTACCGGTCTCGACACGTCCGACTGGGACGGTTCCGATACCGGTGATGGTGTAGACGTCCTGGATCGGCAGCCTGAGGGCCAGGTTGGCCTGGGTCGGCGGGACCTTCAGCTTATTGAGGGTCTCGATCAGGGTGTCTCCCTTGTACCACGGCATTTCCGCGGTGCCCTTCTTCAGGATGTTGGTGCCAGTGTAGGCGCTGATCGGGATGAACGGTACATCTTCCAGCTTGTAGCCGATGTTCTTCAGGAGGGCGGATACGGCTTCCTTTGTGGTGTTGAACGTCTTCTCGTCGTAGGCTGGCTTGGTGGCGTCCATCTTGTTGATGGCGATCATGATCTGCTTGACGCCTAGCACCTTGGCCAAGAAGATGTGCTCCTTGGTCTGGGCCTGCGGTCCGTCGGAAGCGGATACGACGACGCATGCTGCATCTGCCTGGGAGGTACCAGTGATCATGTTCTTGACGAAGTCACGGTGACCGGGGGCGTCGATGACGGTGAAGTAGTACTTGTCCGTCACGAACTTCTTGTGAGAGACGTCGATGGTCACACCACGCTCTCTTTCTTCCTTCAGGTTGTCCATGACCCATGCGAACTCGAATGTTGCCTTTCCCTTCTCTTCCGCGAGCTTCTTGTACTTTTCGATGACGAACTTGTCTATCGCGCCGGTCTCGAGCAACACCCGACCGACTGTGGTGGACTTTCCGTGATCGACATGACCTATGAACACAATGTTCATGTGGGGCTTTTCTGATGCCATTTTTCATCCTCCTTTTTATTTTCTATATACTGTAATATGCTTGATTTTTCTCGATACCGTTCTTGATATATAACGGTTTTTCATCCTTAGCCAGAGTAATATGCGGCGTCGTAAGGCTCTGGGTTGAGGCCCTTCCTCTTGCGTATGTCGCCTACAACTTTCGGCTGCAGTTCCTTCGGGACGATCACGAAGCCAGCGTTCTCAGTGGACCACAGAGCGCGGCCCTGTGTGGCACCGCGTATGGCGCTGGCGAACCCGAACATCTCGGCGACCGGCGCCCTGGCGACGATGACCGCGTTGATGCCCTCCTGGTTGATCTCCTCGATGGTGGACCGCCTGGACTGGAGCTCACGTATTGCGTCTCCCATCAGGTCCTGCGGGACGTTGATGTAGATCTTGGTTATCGGCTCTAACAATACCCGCTCTCCCATGCACATGGCGCCATAGATGGCAGACCTTGTGGCAGGGATGACCTGGCCCGGTCCCCTGTGGATCGAGTCCTCGTGCAGCTTGGCATCGACCAGTAGCATCTTCACGCCGGCGCACTTCTCTTGAGCGAGTGGTCCGACGGTCATTGCCTCATCGAAAGCCTGTTTGCACAATTCCATCGTCTCGTGCAGGTTCTGGATACCTTTCGTCATATCGATCAGGATGTTGTTGTCCTTGAAGCCAACGATCCCCTTTGCCTGGTCCTTGTCCATTCCCAGGTCGCTGAGCTGTTTGGCCAGTGCCTTCGGGTCCTTTATCTTGCCTTCGGTTTTTATGTCGCCAGCCTTCATCGCGGCCACTATGGCGTCTTCCAGCGGCAGGACTTCCATGAAGAAGCGGTTGTGCTTGTTCGGGGACTTGCCCTCGAACGGGCCTCCGTGCTGTTTCACGCACTCACGATAGACGACGATCGGTGCAGATGCCTTGATCTCCACCTTGTGGTCGTTGACTATCCTGTACTGGGTGATGTCCAGGTGCAGCTCTCCCATTCCGGACAGGAGGTTCTCTCCAGTCTCCTGGTTGATCTGTACTTGGATGGACGGGTCCGCCTTTGCGACGGTCCTCAGCACTTCGACCAGCTTCGGCAGGTCCTTCATGTGCTTGGCCTCGATGGCCACGGTGACCACCGGCTCGGAGTAGTGGGTGATCTTCTCGAACGCTTCCATGTCCTTGGCGGTGGAGATGGTCGAACCGGCGAAGGCATCCTTCAGTCCGGCGAGAGCCACTATGTTGCCTGCGTCGACCTCATCGACCGGGATACGGTCCGCCCCGACGCTCAGGGAGACGGTCTGGCAGCGGTTCATTCCCATGCCGACGATGTTGAGTTCCATGCCACGGATGACCTTACCGGAGAACAGACGGCCGATGGCCACCTCTCCAGCGTGCGGGTCCATGATGATCTTGGTGCACATGAAGGTGACCGGACCATTGGAATCGCAGGTCATCATGGCCTTGCCGACATCGGTCTCCAGGTCGCCCTTCCAGATGACCGGGATACGGACCTTCTGTGCGTCCTGCGGGTTCGGGACGTGGGTGATGACCATGTCGAGCAGGACCTCATGGACCGGGGACCTCTTGGCCAGGGTCTTCTGGTCCTCGTTCTTGCAGTACTCGTAGACGTCCTTGAACGATATTCCGGACTTCTTCATGTACGGGGCGGATATTGCCCAGTTGTTGTAAGCGGAACCGAAGGCGACGGAGCCGTCCTCGACCTTGACCTGCCACGACTTGCGCAGATCCTCGGGCAGCTGGGCGTTGATCCTCTTGTTGACCTCGGCGATGATCTTCACGAAGCGTTCCTGCATCTGCTGCTGGGTGACCTTTAGCTCGTTGACCAGGCGGTCGACCTTGTTGATGAACAGGACCGGCCTGACACGCTCCTTGAGCGCCTGCCTGATGACGGTCTCGGTCTGAGGCATGATGCCCTCGACCGCGCAGACCAGGATGATGCAGCCATCCAGAGCCCTCATGGCCCTGGTGACGTCCCCGCCGAAGTCGACGTGACCCGGGGTATCGATCAGGTTGATCAGGTATTCGTGGCCGCCATAGCTGTGAACCATGGAGGCGTTCGCGGCGTTGATGGTGATGCCGCGGGCCTGCTCCTGCTCATCGAAATCGAGCATCAGCTGCTTTCCTGCCAGGTTCTCCGACATCATGCCGGCGCCGGCGATAAGGTTGTCACTGAGCGTTGTCTTGCCGTGGTCGATATGCGCCGCCGTTCCGATGTTGCGGATGTACTTCGGCGTACGCATAATGGCCTGGGCTTTTGCGATGTTATCCTCTTTACGTCCCATAGATCCCACCTTTTGGTTCAGCGTGCCGACTGCGCGACCCTTTCAACTTCTTCCTTCTTGGCGACGGAGAAGCTGTTCAT
This window contains:
- a CDS encoding elongation factor EF-2, whose amino-acid sequence is MGRKEDNIAKAQAIMRTPKYIRNIGTAAHIDHGKTTLSDNLIAGAGMMSENLAGKQLMLDFDEQEQARGITINAANASMVHSYGGHEYLINLIDTPGHVDFGGDVTRAMRALDGCIILVCAVEGIMPQTETVIRQALKERVRPVLFINKVDRLVNELKVTQQQMQERFVKIIAEVNKRINAQLPEDLRKSWQVKVEDGSVAFGSAYNNWAISAPYMKKSGISFKDVYEYCKNEDQKTLAKRSPVHEVLLDMVITHVPNPQDAQKVRIPVIWKGDLETDVGKAMMTCDSNGPVTFMCTKIIMDPHAGEVAIGRLFSGKVIRGMELNIVGMGMNRCQTVSLSVGADRIPVDEVDAGNIVALAGLKDAFAGSTISTAKDMEAFEKITHYSEPVVTVAIEAKHMKDLPKLVEVLRTVAKADPSIQVQINQETGENLLSGMGELHLDITQYRIVNDHKVEIKASAPIVVYRECVKQHGGPFEGKSPNKHNRFFMEVLPLEDAIVAAMKAGDIKTEGKIKDPKALAKQLSDLGMDKDQAKGIVGFKDNNILIDMTKGIQNLHETMELCKQAFDEAMTVGPLAQEKCAGVKMLLVDAKLHEDSIHRGPGQVIPATRSAIYGAMCMGERVLLEPITKIYINVPQDLMGDAIRELQSRRSTIEEINQEGINAVIVARAPVAEMFGFASAIRGATQGRALWSTENAGFVIVPKELQPKVVGDIRKRKGLNPEPYDAAYYSG
- the rpsJ gene encoding 30S ribosomal protein S10; translation: MAQRARISLSGTDPKKVDSVCGQIKQISQRTGVAIRGPIPLPTKRLQVPCRKSPDGEGSETWDRWEMRIHKRLIDLDADERALRQLMRIQVPDGVNIEIVLRS
- a CDS encoding mechanosensitive ion channel family protein, with protein sequence MAEVFGIDLEGLVYFSILIFLSLSVGRLAYAIFRRGFDTRIGKRRSKLIARWIQYAIIAAGLSFGMITFLNIDFTTVAAGIGLVGIVIALASQQILQNFMAGILMGLERQIQLEDWVDIGGTPETKPARVKDITLTKTVLLDPQGKFVVVPNSVIVSSKVINYTKAGFFEVPLRLTLSPEEDIDRVTRIILDVADKNPFILPNVPGEEKKEIDRLMHLRHLRILFEGRISYDMFRPRVLVSDIADAKITLSIRIWIREVNRRDDIVSGFLSDLFLRLHEASVKLA
- a CDS encoding CxxC-x17-CxxC domain-containing protein; translated protein: MTKVKCSDCGAETEVPFKPTEGRPVYCRDCYQKHKPARNDRF
- the tuf gene encoding translation elongation factor EF-1 subunit alpha, with protein sequence MASEKPHMNIVFIGHVDHGKSTTVGRVLLETGAIDKFVIEKYKKLAEEKGKATFEFAWVMDNLKEERERGVTIDVSHKKFVTDKYYFTVIDAPGHRDFVKNMITGTSQADAACVVVSASDGPQAQTKEHIFLAKVLGVKQIMIAINKMDATKPAYDEKTFNTTKEAVSALLKNIGYKLEDVPFIPISAYTGTNILKKGTAEMPWYKGDTLIETLNKLKVPPTQANLALRLPIQDVYTITGIGTVPVGRVETGTLRPDMKVIFMPSNKIGEVKSIEMHHEQLPQALPGDNVGFNVRGIAKNDIKRGDVAGPVDNPPTVAKTFIAQIVVLNHPTAIPVGYTPVFHCHTAQVACSFIELQKKLDPKTGAVKEENPTFLKTGDVAIVKVEPTKPMVVERAKDFPQLGRFAIRDMGATVAAGMCIEVEKKEM
- the ilvD gene encoding dihydroxy-acid dehydratase, which translates into the protein MRSDIVTKGIEKAPSRSLLRAVGLTDADFSKPFIGIANSQNDIIPGHIHLNSLVEEVRQGIIEAGGVPFTFGVPGICDGIAMGHAGMRYSLASRETVSDCVELMVKAHCFDGWVGVTNCDKITPGMLMASGRCDLPTIIVTGGPMEHGVNGKDRLDLQSVFEALGEYKAGKTDKEHVELIEACACPGAGSCAGLFTANTMACLTEALGLSLVGCGTAMADSRKKREIARESGRRIVELVRQNKTPRSMVTEDSFKNAIRVDMAIGGSTNTALHIPAVAADFGIKISLKTFDEFSKEIPHLTSIRPSGPYVMGDFDRAGGVPAIMKRIKDHLYDEDTVSGKTIHEIADEARVTDEECIRPMDRPFHAQGGIAILFGNLAPEGSVVKQAAVSEKMMRYEGTARCFNSEDEVSKAISERKIVPGDVVVIRYEGPKGGPGMPEMLGPTSMIAGMGLSDSVALITDGRFSGATRGPCIGHVCPEAFDKGPIAAVIDGDRILIDIPARKLELVGVSDKEIKKRLEKVEVVDRHPDGMLAKYRKLVKGANEGAICR